TGCACGCCGCATGGTCTGAATGATCCGGCCCGGCAGCGCCCCGATGTAGGTGCGTCGGTGGCCGCGAATCTCGGCCTCGTCACGCACTCCCCCCAGGCTAACTCGCACGAAGTTCCGCCCCAGAGCCTCGGCGATGGAACGCCCTATCGAGGTCTTCCCCGTGCCCGGAGGGCCGACGAAGCAGAGAATGGGCGTGCGCATAGTCTCGCCGGCCAGCTTGCGGACGGCTATGTGCTCGACGATGCGCTCTTTCACCTTCTCCAGGCCGTAGTGGTTCCGATCCAGCACGTCGGCGACGTGGGTCACATCCATGTCGTCTTCGGTGGCCCTGGCCCAGGGCAGGTCCAGCAGCCACTCCACGTAGGTACGGATGATACCGCTCTCAGGAGAGCCCGGCGGCATGGTACGCAGCCGCGCTAGCTCCCTCTCCACTCGCTCGCGGGCCTCCGGCGGCATCTCGGCCTCTAGGAGTCGCTCCTGCAGGTCGTCCATCTCCTGCTCAAAGGGATCGTTCTCCCCTAGCTCCCTCTGGATGGCCCGCATCTGCTCTCGCAGGAAGTACTCCCTCTGAGACCGATCCACTTCCTCCTGGACCCGAGACTGGATGCGGTCCTCCAGCTCCAGGACATCCAGCTCTTTGGCCAGCAGCATGCTGATCTTCTGCAGGCGGGCCACCGGGTCCAGCGTCTCCAGTAGGTCCTGGCGTTGCCCCAGCTCAGTGGTCAGGATGGAGGCTATCATGTCGGCCAGCCAGCCCGGATCGTCTATGTTCATAGCCGCCACGTAGGCATCCTCGGGCATGTTGTCCGAAAGGTGCACGCAGCGCTCGAACAGAGTGAGCACCGCGCGCATGAGGGCCTCTACAGGAAGCCCCGACGCCCGCGACTCGGTGATGCGGACTACGCGCGCCCGCAGGAAGGGGCCGTCATCCAGTACGTCGACGATGCGCACTCTCCCCTGGCCCTGGGCCAGTACGCTGGTGGTACCGTCCGGCATGCGTAGAGTGCGCGCCACCGAGACAACGGTACCCACTTCGTACAGGTCGCCTCGGCCTGGGTCGGCCACCTCGGCGTGTCTCTGAGTGACCACCACCAGGTCGGACTCGTTCCTGACCGCGCTCTCCAGCGCCCGCACCGAACGGTCTCGCCCCACCATCAGCGGCGCCACCATGTGTGGGAATACCACTGTATCCCTGAGGGGCAGCACCGGAAGCTCTTCTACTTCCTCCACCTGCACCCCGTATAGCTCTTCGTCACGTTCCAACAAGGGACACCCTCCAATCATCAATAACTGATACAACCTCGGTCTCGCCCTCTGCCTCGTCCACCCGCCCGTATCGC
This genomic window from Anaerolineae bacterium contains:
- the lon gene encoding endopeptidase La, whose translation is MIGGCPLLERDEELYGVQVEEVEELPVLPLRDTVVFPHMVAPLMVGRDRSVRALESAVRNESDLVVVTQRHAEVADPGRGDLYEVGTVVSVARTLRMPDGTTSVLAQGQGRVRIVDVLDDGPFLRARVVRITESRASGLPVEALMRAVLTLFERCVHLSDNMPEDAYVAAMNIDDPGWLADMIASILTTELGQRQDLLETLDPVARLQKISMLLAKELDVLELEDRIQSRVQEEVDRSQREYFLREQMRAIQRELGENDPFEQEMDDLQERLLEAEMPPEARERVERELARLRTMPPGSPESGIIRTYVEWLLDLPWARATEDDMDVTHVADVLDRNHYGLEKVKERIVEHIAVRKLAGETMRTPILCFVGPPGTGKTSIGRSIAEALGRNFVRVSLGGVRDEAEIRGHRRTYIGALPGRIIQTMRRAGSVNPVFMLDEIDKLGYDFRGDPSAALLEVLDPEQNNSFSDHYLEVAYDLSKVMFITTANWLDPVPDALRDRMEVIEFPGYTEDEKVAIARQFLIPKELREHGLARVAFSDGALRQMIREYTYEAGVRNLDRQIANVFRKIARRVAEGKAAPTRISARSLSAYLGVPKFTYGLKEEEDQVGVATGLAVTEVGGDVMTVEVTAMEGKGSLLLTGQLGDVMQESAQAALSYARANAAAFGLEDVDFDKLDLHVHVPEGAVPKDGPSAGITIATAILSALTGRPVRREVGLTGEITLRGRVLAIGGLKEKILAAHRAGLETIVIPRKNERELVEVPRRIRQKIRFVSADSMDDVVTVALAGEQDRQRTRRTGRHRRSASVP